In Bacillus rossius redtenbacheri isolate Brsri chromosome 9 unlocalized genomic scaffold, Brsri_v3 Brsri_v3_scf9_2, whole genome shotgun sequence, one DNA window encodes the following:
- the LOC134543045 gene encoding polycystin-2-like, giving the protein MMTFAVYLIVFSSVGFGSMNINSHYFNKHMEKLLVSRTFGLAGIRNIEDFWIFAEGPMLDSLFPEPGEMDGNIIVGGPRLRQAKVQNNSCEVHSHLKYLQDSCYGHYTISTEDREAFGPGTTSPWVFSHTGSDYYRGLVATYGGGGYHLELPSNKIDALQAIQALRQNNWLTRGTRAVFVDVVVYSVNVDQLLIAKLLVEFPPTGDALPSWFFEVSRTSLFSKSKDYYIFVCAMISMTFNVYFLLLEACRLVYLKLTYFSRFWNYFDLSVSIGSIISLRFGIKNYLFIASTLDKLPDGVDIPSFEILARNGFNVKVTTSIALSLCWLKIFYFLRVGSSTLAKIRVSVWSCVLNSLGFFMVFVLLVFAFTHLAHHVLGPHLHEYSTLGATTTSLLRALLWDFDLEELQRSRPVFGPMILLVYLSLVLTVLWSIPLAIFARSHTDVMSEISRRCNLWDQWKEMVWGQYSYRQGKVTSEEELRLLLEQEGLTDEDMAAVLSRMGVRRGQHVDSHHLRNALGCLQDAEMLPEVAVRWLTDLKQRVDAAGQKMVALTDKVHMTLEVASGDGS; this is encoded by the coding sequence ATGATGACATTTGCTGTTTACCTAATCGTGTTTTCTTCTGTTGGATTTGGCTCGATGAACATCAACAGCCACTATTTCAACAAACACATGGAAAAACTACTCGTATCCAGAACTTTTGGCTTGGCTGGCATACGGAACATTGAAGACTTTTGGATATTCGCGGAAGGTCCAATGCTGGACTCTCTCTTCCCTGAACCTGGTGAAATGGACGGTAACATTATTGTTGGAGGACCAAGGCTGAGACAGGCGAAAGTTCAGAATAACTCGTGTGAGGTACATTCCCATTTGAAATACTTACAAGACTCGTGTTATGGCCACTATACAATCTCCACAGAAGACCGAGAGGCCTTTGGTCCAGGTACGACCAGTCCCTGGGTTTTCTCCCATACGGGCAGTGACTATTACCGAGGTCTCGTCGCGACGTATGGTGGAGGCGGGTATCACCTTGAACTGCCAAGTAACAAGATTGACGCTCTGCAGGCTATTCAAGCGCTCCGGCAGAACAACTGGCTGACCCGAGGAACGAGAGCAGTATTCGTGGATGTAGTCGTCTATAGTGTCAATGTGGACCAATTGTTAATCGCCAAGCTGCTGGTCGAATTTCCTCCAACAGGCGATGCCCTACCGTCCTGGTTTTTTGAGGTCTCAAGGACTTCTCTCTTTTCCAAGTCCAAGGATTATTATATTTTCGTGTGTGCGATGATTAGCATGACATTTAATGTCTACTTCTTGCTGCTAGAAGCTTGTAGACTTGTGTACCTGAAGCTAACATACTTCTCGAGGTTCTGGAACTATTTTGACCTCTCTGTGTCAATAGGCAGCATTATATCCTTGAGATTCGGGATCAAAAACTACTTGTTCATCGCCAGTACACTGGATAAACTTCCAGATGGTGTCGATATACCAAGCTTTGAAATATTGGCAAGAAACGGTTTTAATGTAAAAGTGACAACATCAATTGCACTTTCACTGTGTTGGCTGAAAATTTTTTACTTCCTCCGAGTTGGAAGTAGCACTCTGGCCAAGATAAGGGTGTCTGTGTGGTCGTGTGTTTTGAACTCCCTTGGCTTCTTTATGGTCTTTGTGCTTTTAGTTTTTGCTTTCACCCACCTAGCTCATCATGTACTGGGTCCCCACTTGCACGAATACAGTACACTCGGAGCCACCACAACTTCGCTTCTCAGAGCGCTCTTGTGGGACTTTGATTTGGAAGAACTCCAAAGGTCGCGACCTGTGTTCGGACCCATGATACTGCTCGTCTACCTGTCGCTCGTCTTGACCGTTCTATGGAGCATCCCTCTGGCTATCTTCGCGAGGTCGCACACAGATGTGATGTCGGAGATCTCAAGGAGGTGCAACTTGTGGGACCAGTGGAAGGAGATGGTGTGGGGCCAGTACAGTTACCGACAGGGGAAGGTCACGAGCGAAGAAGAGTTGCGACTACTGCTGGAACAAGAAGGCCTCACTGACGAGGACATGGCAGCGGTGTTGTCGAGGATGGGCGTGCGACGTGGCCAACATGTGGACTCGCATCACTTGCGGAATGCGCTAGGCTGCCTGCAGGATGCCGAGATGCTCCCAGAGGTAGCGGTGAGATGGCTCACTGATCTGAAACAGCGAGTGGATGCAGCAGGACAAAAAATGGTCGCCCTCACAGACAAAGTGCACATGACTCTAGAAGTGGCTTCTGGTGATGGCAGTTAG
- the LOC134543230 gene encoding uncharacterized protein LOC134543230: ETDEWAELTGECEWPAGHPLPLPSWGNTRPALEVESVERYEELASHVELAVQQLLQVHHYNSVGNLIRFYEEFRASGSSDMVKFFRSYKPPITPEHHTCVGLALELLRRLSTLEEKFPGLTSRLYLVSCEEQIDDLDCYHHEEEPDAINSIKEHVMVALRVTVAGRPGFLLSDPGYHIARVVTIMADALYPHTGWFTQSDEPACRKEYHYSALSSDNDYIVWRDRETRAGREKNTLGVIYVARPYLTPIDVTERRNLVYNLCSLLARDAKGHLLAGVYFKIDHWPQGSGDATFNMIYQVDGETRKAKIPFAVFLGGRAPPGDTAALVAKCCRQLGWPEGRLEATLASVANLLADDGFRTQLLDLNQEIEAACDDE; the protein is encoded by the exons GAAACAGACGAATGGGCTGAGCTAACAGGGGAATGTGAGTGGCCGGCGGGCCACCCACTGCCCCTGCCGTCGTGGGGCAACACGAGACCGGCGTTGGAGGTGGAGAGCGTGGAGCGCTATGAGGAGCTGGCGTCGCACGTCGAGCTGGCGGTGCAGCAACTGCTGCAGGTCCACCACTACAACAGCGTGGGCAACCTCATCAG GTTCTACGAAGAGTTCCGCGCAAGTGGGTCGTCGGACATGGTGAAGTTCTTCAGGAGCTACAAGCCGCCCATCACCCCGGAGCACCACACGTGCGTCGGCCTGGCGCTGGAACTGCTGCGACGCTTGTCAACCCTGGAGGAGAAGTTCCCTGGCCTGACCAGCAGACTGTACCTTGTGTCCTGCGAGGAG CAAATAGATGACCTGGACTGCTACCATCACGAGGAGGAGCCGGATGCCATCAACTCGATAAAGGAGCACGTAATGGTGGCGCTGCGTGTCACAGTGGCCGGCCGGCCGGGCTTCCTGCTGTCCGACCCAGGGTACCACATCGCGCGCGTTGTCACCATCATGGCCGACGCGCTCTACCCCCACACAG GTTGGTTCACCCAGTCGGATGAGCCGGCTTGCCGCAAGGAGTACCACTACTCCGCCTTGTCGTCGGACAACGACTACATCGTGTGGCGGGACCGCGAGACGCGGGCGGGGCGCGAGAAGAACACCCTGGGAGTCATCTACGTGGCGCGGCCGTACCTGACGCCCATCGACGTGACGGAGCGCCGCAACCTGGTGTACAACCTGTGCAGCCTGCTGGCGCGCGACGCCAAGGGCCACTTGCTCGCAGGAGTCTACTTCAAGATCGACCACTGGCCGCAGGGCTCGGGCGACGCCACCTTCAACATGATCTACCAGGTGGACGGCGAGACGCGCAAGGCCAAGATCCCCTTCGCGGTGTTCCTGGGGGGGCGGGCACCCCCCGGCGACACCGCGGCGCTGGTCGCCAAGTGCTGCAGGCAACTGGGCTGGCCCGAGGGCCGGCTGGAGGCCACGCTGGCCAGTGTAGCCAACCTGCTGGCAGACGACGGCTTCCGCACCCAGTTGCTGGACTTGAACCAGGAGATAGAGGCAGCGTGCGACGACGAATAG